In one window of Dokdonia sp. PRO95 DNA:
- a CDS encoding putative LPS assembly protein LptD — MQTKTAHFLIVFALCLLPLLTASAQELPSKNDARRVPARDTTLIQSATEGFARLDSIAPTVVAIEDTTRTTQDSIKRKPETLTDKVVYKATDYQRISQRKKKIYLYNEAEIVYEDMKINAGEIILDYETNTVFARGIEDSAGNYSQIPFFVQGPNQVKPDSIKFNFDTQRALIYGSRVEKAGGQQINLKAERSKRVNDSVIFMSNVKITTSEDLDNPEYYFLARKVKFVPGKKLVAGLTNMYIADVPTPIGLPFAFFPMEKETSVSGFILPGPGESTERGYSLTNGGYYFALSEYFNLALTGDYYTNGSYAFRADSDYKVRYKFNGRFSFSSERILFSERGLPDFSETNTYNIRWNHSQDTKSSPNSRFSASVNLGSSNFYRQSLNQANTGNFLNNNFSSSVSYSRTFPGTVPVNLTVAATHSQNSRTEEITMSLPTTQLNVDRIYPFAGKSGSKKGLIKNLNLSYALRADNRFRTNDDEFFTAAMFESAETGIRHSIPIATNFKLFNYISASVSGSLEESWVFKTIDQSFDEETNTVVRDTVNGFDAYRTYRGGLSLGTTVYGTFNFKETSKIQTIRHVVRPSLSWSYTPAFDQFYETYTRPDPNDVTDPQNVDVEYSRFEGGFFGAPSNRVSNSLSFSLANTLEAKVRSKDSTDTEPKKIKLINNLNIRTSYNFAAEDLKLSPISVNGSVPVLQDKLDINFSANLDLYALNSANQRINTLNINNGGSLFRLTSGQASFGYSFSSRDFDKDAQAGVNKDRTENETFAGGGRPDDLLGKGVDITGNTNAGNREPEDEEEKEIEFYRFKIPWNLRFGYQVGYANNARQNDVSSHSIVVSGDVKLGNRWTVGGSTGYDLANPGITFTSLSFARDLESWNMRFSWVPPVNSDPSRTSWNFFIGITGNLLSDIKYDKRRTPDQRL; from the coding sequence TTGCAAACAAAAACTGCACACTTTCTTATTGTATTCGCTCTTTGCTTGCTACCATTGCTTACAGCAAGTGCACAAGAACTTCCATCCAAGAATGATGCCAGACGTGTACCAGCGAGGGATACAACTTTAATTCAATCGGCAACAGAAGGTTTTGCTAGGCTTGATTCTATCGCTCCTACCGTAGTTGCTATAGAAGACACTACTAGAACCACACAAGATTCTATAAAACGAAAGCCAGAAACCCTAACTGACAAGGTTGTTTACAAGGCAACAGACTACCAGCGCATATCACAACGTAAAAAGAAAATCTACCTCTATAATGAGGCAGAGATTGTTTATGAGGATATGAAAATAAATGCGGGAGAAATCATTCTTGATTATGAAACTAACACCGTTTTTGCTCGAGGAATCGAAGATTCTGCTGGAAACTACTCCCAAATACCATTTTTTGTCCAAGGTCCTAATCAAGTTAAGCCAGATTCCATAAAATTTAATTTTGATACGCAACGAGCTCTTATCTATGGTTCGCGCGTAGAAAAAGCTGGCGGACAGCAAATAAATTTAAAAGCAGAACGCAGTAAGAGAGTAAATGACTCTGTAATCTTTATGAGTAATGTAAAGATTACCACCTCTGAAGATCTTGATAATCCAGAATATTACTTTCTAGCTCGTAAAGTAAAGTTTGTACCTGGTAAAAAACTTGTTGCCGGACTTACTAATATGTACATCGCAGATGTTCCTACTCCTATAGGGTTACCATTTGCATTTTTCCCTATGGAAAAGGAAACAAGCGTATCTGGATTTATACTACCTGGACCTGGAGAAAGTACAGAACGCGGCTATTCCTTAACAAATGGAGGTTATTATTTTGCGCTTAGTGAGTATTTTAACCTAGCGCTTACCGGTGATTATTATACAAACGGTAGTTATGCCTTTAGAGCAGACTCAGATTATAAAGTGCGCTATAAGTTTAATGGTAGGTTTAGCTTTAGTTCAGAACGTATCTTGTTTAGTGAGCGTGGCCTTCCAGACTTTTCTGAGACTAACACATATAACATACGATGGAATCACAGTCAGGATACAAAGTCTAGCCCTAACAGTAGATTTTCGGCATCTGTAAACTTAGGTAGTAGTAACTTTTATAGACAATCACTTAATCAAGCAAACACAGGTAACTTCTTAAATAATAACTTTAGTTCTTCTGTTTCTTATTCACGCACATTCCCTGGTACAGTGCCTGTAAACTTAACGGTTGCAGCTACTCATAGTCAAAACTCACGTACGGAAGAAATTACGATGTCACTTCCTACTACCCAACTTAACGTAGATAGAATTTATCCTTTTGCTGGCAAGTCTGGATCTAAGAAAGGTCTTATCAAAAATTTAAATCTGAGTTATGCATTACGCGCAGATAACCGTTTTAGAACAAATGATGATGAGTTTTTTACAGCTGCTATGTTTGAAAGTGCAGAAACCGGTATAAGACATAGTATTCCTATTGCAACCAACTTTAAACTATTTAACTACATCAGTGCTTCGGTAAGTGGTAGTCTTGAGGAGAGCTGGGTTTTTAAAACGATAGATCAAAGTTTTGATGAAGAGACTAATACCGTAGTAAGAGATACAGTAAACGGCTTTGATGCGTATAGAACCTACAGAGGAGGATTAAGTCTTGGTACCACGGTCTACGGAACTTTTAATTTTAAGGAGACCAGTAAGATTCAAACCATACGTCACGTAGTAAGACCATCGTTAAGTTGGTCTTACACCCCAGCTTTTGATCAGTTTTACGAGACCTACACACGACCTGACCCTAATGATGTGACAGATCCTCAAAATGTAGATGTAGAGTACTCAAGATTTGAAGGAGGATTCTTTGGCGCCCCTAGTAATCGCGTTTCTAATTCGCTCTCATTTAGTCTTGCAAACACACTCGAAGCAAAAGTCAGGAGTAAGGATAGCACAGATACTGAGCCCAAGAAGATAAAGCTCATCAACAACCTCAACATAAGGACCTCTTATAATTTTGCTGCAGAGGACCTCAAGCTCTCGCCTATTTCTGTAAATGGATCTGTTCCTGTTTTACAAGATAAACTTGACATCAATTTCAGTGCAAACCTAGATCTCTACGCGCTTAATAGTGCAAACCAGCGCATAAACACGCTTAATATAAATAATGGTGGTAGCCTCTTTAGACTTACCAGCGGCCAGGCGAGTTTTGGGTACAGTTTTTCTAGTAGAGATTTTGACAAGGATGCGCAAGCGGGTGTAAATAAAGATCGCACAGAAAACGAAACCTTTGCTGGTGGTGGACGTCCAGATGACTTATTAGGAAAAGGCGTTGACATTACTGGAAACACAAACGCAGGAAATAGAGAGCCAGAAGACGAAGAAGAAAAAGAGATTGAATTTTATAGATTTAAAATTCCATGGAATTTACGCTTTGGGTATCAAGTAGGATACGCAAACAATGCTCGTCAAAATGACGTGAGCTCTCACTCTATCGTTGTAAGTGGAGATGTAAAATTAGGAAATAGATGGACCGTAGGTGGGTCTACTGGATATGATCTTGCAAATCCAGGTATCACCTTTACCTCTCTTAGCTTTGCGCGTGATCTTGAGAGTTGGAATATGCGTTTCAGTTGGGTTCCTCCTGTAAATTCAGACCCTAGTAGAACCTCTTGGAATTTCTTTATCGGGATTACAGGTAATCTATTAAGTGATATTAAGTATGACAAACGTCGTACACCAGATCAACGATTATAA
- the holA gene encoding DNA polymerase III subunit delta produces the protein MKHAKNIVEDIKKGIIKPIYFLSGEEPYFIDQISDYIEHNLLDEAEKGFNQVVLYGRDVTIEDIVSNAKRYPMMAERQVVIVKEAQDLSRQIEKLVDYVKNPQPTTVLVVAYKYKKLDKRKALAKALKEYGVHYESKKLYENQVGDWLRRVLIDEGYHIQPKAAQILVDYLGNDLSKVVNELNKLMLILPKGSEITPQAIEENIGISKDFNIFELRKAISEKDIVKAQRIAQYFTQNPKDNPLVLTVSQLFSLFSSILKYHGLPQKDKTTVARALGVSPFFVGEYITAGRNYPMKKVSACISLIREVDVKSKGVGASAFASNDLLKELLVKIMN, from the coding sequence GTGAAGCACGCAAAAAACATAGTTGAAGACATTAAAAAAGGAATCATAAAACCTATTTACTTTTTAAGTGGGGAAGAGCCTTATTTTATAGATCAAATCTCAGATTATATAGAGCATAATCTACTTGATGAAGCCGAGAAAGGTTTTAATCAAGTGGTACTATACGGTCGTGACGTGACGATAGAAGATATTGTGAGCAATGCAAAGCGTTACCCTATGATGGCAGAGCGTCAGGTGGTAATTGTAAAAGAAGCGCAAGATCTCTCACGACAGATCGAGAAGCTGGTAGATTATGTAAAAAATCCGCAACCTACTACGGTGCTTGTGGTGGCCTATAAATATAAGAAGCTAGACAAGCGTAAAGCACTCGCAAAAGCCTTAAAGGAATACGGAGTGCATTATGAAAGTAAGAAGCTATATGAAAACCAAGTAGGCGACTGGTTACGACGTGTGCTTATAGATGAGGGATATCATATCCAACCTAAGGCGGCACAAATTCTAGTAGATTACCTTGGTAATGATTTGAGCAAAGTGGTAAACGAACTCAATAAGTTGATGCTTATTTTACCTAAGGGAAGTGAGATTACACCACAGGCCATAGAGGAAAATATTGGGATAAGTAAAGACTTCAATATTTTTGAGTTACGTAAGGCAATCTCAGAAAAAGATATTGTAAAAGCACAGCGCATTGCTCAATATTTTACACAGAACCCTAAAGACAATCCGCTAGTGCTGACGGTAAGCCAGCTGTTTAGTTTGTTTTCAAGTATTCTTAAATATCATGGATTACCGCAAAAAGATAAGACTACCGTAGCCAGAGCGCTTGGTGTTTCTCCATTTTTTGTGGGAGAATATATTACTGCAGGTCGCAATTACCCTATGAAAAAAGTGAGCGCATGTATCTCCTTAATAAGAGAGGTAGATGTAAAAAGTAAAGGGGTAGGAGCGAGTGCTTTTGCAAGTAATGACTTACTAAAAGAGCTGCTTGTAAAAATCATGAATTAA
- a CDS encoding Rid family detoxifying hydrolase: MKKIITTSNAPAPIGPYNQATLVNGMLYTSGQIAIIPATGELFKGSIEEETELVMQSVKAILTEAGMTFENVVKTSIFISDMENFGKINSVYGKYFDEATAPARETVEVANLPKYVNVEISVIAAA; encoded by the coding sequence ATGAAAAAAATTATCACCACATCAAATGCTCCGGCTCCAATAGGCCCTTACAACCAAGCAACATTAGTAAACGGAATGCTATACACTAGCGGACAGATTGCTATCATACCTGCAACGGGAGAACTATTTAAAGGTAGTATCGAGGAAGAGACTGAACTTGTTATGCAAAGCGTCAAAGCGATTCTTACAGAAGCTGGGATGACTTTTGAAAACGTGGTGAAGACTTCTATTTTCATCAGTGATATGGAAAACTTCGGGAAGATCAATAGTGTGTATGGAAAGTATTTTGATGAAGCTACAGCTCCTGCTAGGGAAACGGTAGAAGTGGCAAACCTTCCTAAATATGTAAATGTAGAAATAAGTGTTATCGCTGCAGCATAA
- a CDS encoding N-acetylmuramoyl-L-alanine amidase has protein sequence MMRKKNFFNIYLTTVLLVVSCFSGAFAKAQSNNNSKKFKVVLDAGHGGGDSGNRGNGYYEKNIALNVVLALGKELEKQSDVEVIYTRKTDVFLELWERADIANNANADLFISIHCNSHSSQAKGTETFVLGIDGNAKNMAIAKKENSVILLEENYEKRYAGFDPNSPETSIGLELMQEEYLDQSINLASFVENEFTGSVKRSSRGVKQAIFWVLHRSVMPSVLIETGFLTNNEEGKFLNSRAGQEKMAKAISKAVTNYKKSIQMNERVEIADHVIEKTTTPIATPKSKVVEGVTFKVQLAASKRKLETKSYNFKGLRSISRSKDGRLYKYYYGATSDYNLAREQLQEAKNKGYKEAFIVSFNKDNIKVPLNQVLN, from the coding sequence ATGATGCGTAAAAAAAACTTTTTTAATATTTATTTAACAACTGTGCTTCTTGTGGTGAGTTGTTTTTCAGGCGCTTTCGCGAAAGCGCAATCCAATAATAATTCTAAAAAATTCAAGGTTGTTCTCGATGCTGGGCACGGTGGAGGCGACAGTGGTAACCGTGGGAATGGTTACTATGAGAAAAACATAGCGCTTAATGTAGTGCTAGCCTTAGGGAAAGAATTAGAAAAACAATCTGATGTAGAGGTAATTTATACAAGGAAAACAGATGTTTTTTTAGAATTATGGGAACGTGCAGATATTGCAAACAATGCAAATGCCGATCTTTTTATAAGCATACACTGTAATTCACACTCCTCACAAGCCAAGGGAACAGAAACTTTTGTGCTTGGTATAGACGGTAATGCAAAGAATATGGCCATTGCCAAAAAAGAAAACTCAGTGATCCTACTAGAGGAAAACTATGAGAAACGATATGCAGGTTTTGATCCTAATAGTCCAGAAACTAGTATAGGTCTTGAGCTTATGCAAGAGGAATACTTAGATCAAAGTATCAACCTAGCAAGCTTTGTAGAAAATGAATTTACAGGAAGCGTGAAGCGCAGCAGTCGTGGTGTAAAGCAAGCTATATTCTGGGTGCTGCACAGGTCTGTAATGCCTAGTGTACTTATAGAAACAGGTTTTCTCACTAATAACGAAGAAGGAAAATTTTTAAACTCTCGTGCTGGTCAAGAAAAAATGGCAAAGGCAATTAGTAAAGCTGTTACAAATTATAAGAAGAGTATACAGATGAACGAGCGTGTTGAAATTGCAGATCATGTGATTGAAAAAACTACGACACCTATTGCAACACCTAAGTCCAAGGTAGTAGAGGGCGTGACCTTTAAAGTACAACTTGCAGCGAGTAAACGTAAGCTAGAAACAAAATCTTATAATTTTAAAGGGCTCAGGTCTATAAGCCGCTCCAAAGATGGGCGTCTTTATAAATATTATTACGGAGCGACCTCAGATTATAATTTGGCGCGCGAGCAATTACAAGAAGCAAAGAATAAAGGCTATAAAGAAGCTTTTATCGTATCCTTTAATAAGGATAATATTAAAGTACCGCTTAATCAAGTGTTAAATTAG
- a CDS encoding type I restriction enzyme HsdR N-terminal domain-containing protein — translation MQQLSFPAYSFRLKSSENKRYIFDVIRKKFLVLTPEEWVRQHILQWLLTEKGYPLSLINVEKEIKVGNTRKRYDIVIFNKDGSLLLIVECKAPAVKITQETFDQIARYNLQLQADYLMVSNGLSHYYCQVDTVAERYDFLRSLPDYKREVK, via the coding sequence ATGCAACAACTCTCTTTTCCTGCATACTCTTTCAGGCTCAAAAGTAGCGAAAACAAACGGTATATTTTTGACGTCATTCGTAAAAAGTTCTTGGTACTTACTCCCGAAGAATGGGTGCGACAACACATCTTACAATGGCTTCTTACCGAAAAAGGATATCCGCTAAGCCTTATCAATGTTGAGAAAGAAATAAAAGTAGGAAATACTCGCAAGCGTTATGATATCGTCATTTTTAATAAAGATGGCTCCCTCCTACTCATTGTAGAGTGTAAAGCTCCTGCTGTAAAAATTACCCAAGAAACCTTTGACCAGATTGCTCGTTATAATTTGCAATTACAAGCAGATTACCTGATGGTGAGCAACGGACTTTCACATTATTATTGCCAAGTAGACACAGTTGCAGAGCGTTATGACTTCTTACGATCGCTTCCAGATTATAAGCGAGAAGTAAAATAA
- a CDS encoding MlaD family protein: protein MSKEIKTAILVIAALLLVIFGYNYLKGNNLLDKSKILYAKYDNVEGLAPSSQVTINGLPVGRVMSIDFADSSGKLVVKFVVEKDFEFSNKSLARVYGGGLIGGKSLAIIPSYEKGRNAKTGDTLPGEMGEGIMELVNERLTPLQNQVEKVIGDTDSLLVNVNSVLDRDTRANLRDAIANFTDASREMKGISKSVNGLLASNQDKFDRTITNLDKMSGNFATLSDSLSKIQMGQMVADLEKTIADFQELSNKLNSPEGTVGKLLNDDQLYLNLDRTANQMGDLLQDMKLNPKRYVHFSLFGKKPGEYTPPKDSLQ, encoded by the coding sequence ATGTCTAAAGAAATAAAAACCGCCATTTTAGTTATCGCAGCGCTGCTGCTTGTAATATTTGGTTACAACTACCTCAAAGGCAATAATCTTTTAGATAAGAGTAAAATCCTTTATGCTAAGTATGATAATGTAGAAGGTCTTGCGCCTTCATCTCAAGTGACTATTAATGGATTGCCAGTAGGGAGAGTAATGTCTATAGACTTTGCAGATAGTAGCGGTAAACTTGTGGTTAAATTTGTAGTAGAAAAAGACTTTGAGTTTTCAAACAAGAGTCTTGCGAGAGTATATGGAGGAGGTCTTATAGGTGGTAAATCTCTGGCAATTATTCCTTCTTACGAGAAGGGGAGAAATGCTAAGACTGGAGATACCTTACCTGGTGAAATGGGTGAAGGGATCATGGAGCTTGTAAATGAACGTCTTACTCCACTTCAAAATCAAGTAGAAAAAGTTATAGGAGATACAGACTCGTTGCTGGTAAACGTAAACTCAGTATTAGATAGAGATACGAGAGCAAATTTAAGAGACGCCATAGCAAACTTTACAGATGCTTCTCGTGAGATGAAAGGAATCTCTAAGTCTGTAAATGGATTACTAGCTTCTAATCAAGATAAATTTGACCGTACCATTACAAACCTAGATAAGATGAGTGGCAACTTTGCTACATTATCAGATTCGCTCTCAAAAATTCAAATGGGACAAATGGTTGCAGATTTAGAAAAAACTATCGCAGATTTCCAAGAATTATCTAATAAGTTAAATTCTCCTGAAGGAACCGTAGGTAAACTTTTGAATGATGATCAACTTTACTTAAATTTGGATCGTACAGCAAACCAGATGGGAGATCTTCTTCAAGATATGAAGCTTAACCCAAAACGTTATGTACATTTTTCACTCTTCGGGAAAAAGCCAGGAGAGTATACCCCGCCTAAAGATTCGTTACAGTAG
- a CDS encoding glycosyltransferase family 2 protein, with the protein MNTAIVILNWNGKELLERFLPTVIEHSADLATIYVADNASTDSSVRYVQDHFPSVHIIKNVENGGYAKGYNDALKTIKADIYVLLNSDVQVTKGWLAPMIALFDDPRVSAAQPKIKDLKKPTHFEYAGAAGGFIDKLGYPYCRGRLFDTCEEDTGQYDATIEVQWASGACLFVRASTFWEVGALDEIFFAHQEEIDLCWRIKNKGYRVLACGNSEVYHLGGATLPSANPKKTFYNFRNTLFNVVKNIKGFKALFIILSRLILDGVAALKFLLSGQPKHLLAILKAHLSFYVHIPALLQRRLRLVSSRRYADTTSIIWSYFVQKKHTYKDL; encoded by the coding sequence GTGAATACAGCCATCGTCATCTTAAACTGGAACGGAAAAGAACTACTAGAACGATTCCTTCCCACCGTTATTGAGCATAGTGCAGACCTCGCTACCATCTATGTAGCCGATAATGCAAGTACTGATAGTTCTGTACGTTATGTGCAAGATCACTTCCCAAGCGTGCACATTATAAAGAATGTTGAAAATGGTGGTTATGCAAAGGGCTATAACGATGCACTTAAAACCATTAAGGCAGATATCTATGTACTCCTCAACAGTGATGTACAAGTAACTAAGGGCTGGCTAGCACCTATGATTGCTCTTTTTGACGATCCTAGAGTATCTGCGGCGCAACCAAAAATTAAAGATTTAAAAAAACCTACGCACTTTGAATATGCAGGTGCAGCTGGAGGTTTTATAGACAAGTTAGGCTATCCATATTGTAGAGGTAGGCTTTTTGATACTTGCGAGGAAGATACAGGACAATATGATGCTACTATAGAAGTACAATGGGCAAGTGGTGCTTGTCTCTTTGTTAGAGCATCTACCTTCTGGGAGGTAGGAGCACTAGATGAAATATTTTTTGCTCATCAAGAAGAAATAGATTTATGCTGGCGTATTAAAAACAAAGGATATCGTGTACTCGCCTGTGGTAATAGCGAGGTATATCATCTAGGTGGAGCTACGTTACCCTCTGCAAATCCTAAGAAGACTTTTTATAATTTTAGAAATACGCTTTTTAATGTTGTGAAGAACATTAAGGGTTTTAAGGCGCTATTTATTATACTCTCAAGACTTATACTTGACGGTGTTGCAGCACTAAAGTTTCTATTATCTGGGCAGCCTAAGCATCTTTTGGCTATCTTGAAGGCTCATTTAAGTTTTTATGTGCACATTCCTGCGCTATTGCAAAGGCGCTTACGCCTAGTATCGTCAAGACGTTATGCTGATACAACTTCCATTATATGGAGCTA
- a CDS encoding phosphoheptose isomerase, with protein MNKEDVDKMLSEKLEDGEHVSPVLPEGVKNYLIDIDGTITEDVPNEEPERMSTCEPFPDALKTLNKWHDEGHIICFFTSRTEEHRAVTTEWLNRHGFKFHSLLMGKPRGGNYHWVDNHLVKATRYKGKFTDLIEKKVTIEVFED; from the coding sequence ATGAATAAAGAAGACGTAGACAAGATGTTAAGTGAGAAACTAGAGGATGGTGAACACGTAAGTCCGGTGCTTCCAGAGGGAGTCAAAAATTACTTAATTGACATAGATGGTACTATTACAGAAGATGTTCCTAACGAGGAACCAGAACGTATGAGTACATGTGAGCCATTTCCAGATGCGCTTAAAACATTAAATAAATGGCATGATGAAGGTCATATTATTTGCTTCTTTACCTCTAGAACAGAAGAGCATAGAGCAGTTACTACAGAATGGCTTAATCGTCATGGGTTTAAATTCCACAGCTTACTTATGGGGAAACCTAGAGGAGGTAACTATCACTGGGTAGATAATCACTTAGTAAAAGCAACTCGTTATAAAGGGAAGTTTACAGACCTTATCGAGAAGAAAGTAACTATTGAAGTTTTTGAAGATTAA
- a CDS encoding (Fe-S)-binding protein — translation MQYVQNIIFLIVLVLGVGFFVKNIKKLLRNINLGKDVDRSDNKPQRWRNMAKIALGQYKMVKRPVSGILHVVVYIGFIIINIEVLEIIIDGLFGTHRIFSFLGGVYDFLIGSFEILAFLVLVAVIIFWLRRNVMNIKRFLSPELKGWPKSDGNIILYFEVVLMGLFLTMNAADLQLQMMGADHYASADGSITGSFPISSFIAPLFEGMSVSALVIVERAAWWLHIVGILIFLNYLYYSKHLHILLAFPNTWYAKLKPQGEFNNLKAVTDEVMLMMDPNADPFAAPAEGAEEVEVGKFGASDVTDLNWVQLMNSYSCTECGRCTSECPANQTGKKLSPRKIMMDTRDRLEEVGKNIDENNGVFVMDNKQLLDDYITKEELWACTTCNACVEACPIGIDPLSIIVDMRRYMVMEESAAPTDLNNAMTNIENNGAPWPFNQMDRGNWINEA, via the coding sequence ATGCAATACGTACAAAACATCATTTTTCTCATTGTTCTAGTTTTAGGAGTTGGTTTTTTTGTTAAAAACATCAAGAAACTTCTACGTAATATTAACCTAGGAAAGGACGTAGACCGGTCTGATAATAAGCCACAACGCTGGCGGAATATGGCAAAAATTGCCTTAGGGCAATATAAAATGGTAAAAAGACCAGTTTCTGGTATTTTACACGTCGTTGTTTATATTGGTTTCATTATTATCAATATTGAGGTTCTCGAGATTATCATAGATGGACTTTTTGGTACACATAGAATTTTTAGTTTCTTAGGAGGAGTATATGACTTCTTAATTGGAAGTTTTGAAATTCTTGCTTTCTTAGTACTGGTTGCTGTTATTATTTTCTGGCTACGTCGTAATGTGATGAACATAAAACGATTCTTAAGTCCAGAACTTAAAGGATGGCCTAAGTCTGACGGTAATATTATTCTTTATTTTGAAGTAGTATTAATGGGGTTATTCCTCACAATGAATGCCGCAGATTTACAATTACAAATGATGGGTGCAGATCATTATGCCTCGGCAGATGGAAGTATCACTGGCTCATTCCCAATAAGTAGCTTCATTGCTCCACTTTTTGAGGGTATGTCTGTAAGCGCACTCGTTATTGTAGAGCGTGCTGCATGGTGGTTACACATTGTAGGTATCTTAATTTTCTTAAACTACTTATACTACTCAAAACACTTACACATTCTACTTGCATTCCCAAATACTTGGTATGCTAAGCTTAAGCCACAGGGAGAGTTTAATAATCTTAAGGCTGTAACAGATGAGGTAATGCTTATGATGGATCCAAATGCAGATCCTTTTGCAGCCCCAGCCGAAGGTGCTGAGGAGGTTGAGGTTGGAAAATTTGGAGCTAGTGATGTGACAGATCTTAACTGGGTACAACTTATGAACTCATATAGTTGTACAGAATGTGGTCGTTGTACAAGTGAATGTCCTGCAAACCAAACTGGAAAAAAATTGAGCCCTCGTAAAATCATGATGGATACACGTGATCGTCTTGAGGAAGTAGGTAAAAATATAGATGAAAATAACGGAGTATTTGTGATGGATAACAAGCAGTTGCTTGATGATTATATCACAAAAGAAGAGCTTTGGGCTTGTACTACGTGTAATGCATGTGTAGAAGCTTGTCCTATAGGTATCGATCCTTTAAGTATTATTGTTGACATGCGTCGTTATATGGTAATGGAGGAAAGTGCAGCGCCTACAGATTTAAACAACGCGATGACCAATATTGAAAATAATGGAGCGCCATGGCCGTTTAACCAGATGGATAGAGGTAACTGGATAAATGAAGCATAG